A genomic stretch from Apis cerana isolate GH-2021 linkage group LG9, AcerK_1.0, whole genome shotgun sequence includes:
- the LOC107996331 gene encoding exosome complex component MTR3 encodes MPIDQRRINGPDVSIPYYIYSNLNKKSDKIKHDFNIRNDKRANNEMRKIFLKTGIVSQAKGSAYIELGNTKVVCSVFDPRELSNRNGYCSQGEIYCEFKFSPFSCQKRKIHQQDAEEKQYSLILQRALEPAVCLHEFPNFQVDVYAMVLDNAGSSLAAAIMAASTALANAGVPMFGLVTASTIGIYDNHYLMDPTDTEEIICNTQPDNQDDFNHGIITLASLAQHNQVSEVFLIGSIDTNSIIQATEILTTVNKDICPVLQQCLVKTIMKLHN; translated from the exons atgcCTATCGATCAAAGACGAATTAATGGTCCAGATGTGTCTATAccttattacatttattctaatcttaataaaaagagtgacaaaataaaacatgattttaatataagaaatgataaaCGAGCTAATAATGAAATGAGGAAAATAT tttTAAAAACAGGTATTGTTAGCCAGGCAAAAGGATCTGCCTATATCGAATTAGGAAATACAAAAGTAGTTTGTTCTGTTTTTGATCCTAGAGAATTATCAAATAGGAATGGTTATTGCTCACAGGGAGAAATTTattgtgaatttaaattttctccattttcttgtcaaaaaagaaaaattcatcaacAAGATGCAGAGGAAAAAcaatatagtttaattttacaaagagCATTAGAACCAGCTGTATGTttg CATGAATTTCCTAATTTTCAAGTAGATGTATATGCAATGGTCTTAGACAATGCTGGATCTTCATTAGCTGCTGCAATTATGGCTGCTAGTACTGCTTTAGCTAATGCAGGTGTTCCTATGTTTGGTTTGGTTACAGCTTCTACTATA GGTATATATGATAATCATTACTTAATGGATCCTACTGATACAGAAGAGATAATATGCAATACACAACCAGATAATCAAGATGATTTTAATCATGGAATAATTACACTAGCTAGTCTTGCACAGCATAATCAAGTATctgaagtatttttaattggaagCATTGATACAAATTCTATTATACAGGCaacagaaattttaacaacAGTTAACAAAGATATTTGTCCTGTACTTCAGCAATGTTTGGTAAAAACTATTATGAagttacataattaa
- the LOC107994341 gene encoding uncharacterized protein LOC107994341 isoform X2: protein MQKDHSEKQKLRIRNTTLEPIRRNIVENSITNVRAASSHHRSTMMPCDFVIPQIPECDDTEMKLLYDQYLQNMMLEVILKKKAKEKAELFLCQLATITKEYEHNEDKLFKLKTRERDIINLIKIQNDVDSQIIDVNNCTKEEDLQTLKDIISKLYNLLQPLDLLRCNDIILPETPEEWKETSKTLKLCSESLKSIIDLIGPKNKTYQDINMHIKEFVNIVNNIENHQERVEKMLCSLQALVLKTASLCLMQCHD, encoded by the exons atgcaaaaagatCATtcagagaaacaaaaattaag gataCGTAATACTACACTAGAAccaataagaagaaatatagtAGAAAATAGCATAACAAATGTTCGTGCAGCTAGTTCTCATCATAGATCAACAATGATGCCATGTGATTTTGTTATACCAcaga TTCCAGAATGTGATGATACAGAAATGAAACTCCTTTATGATCAATATTTGCAAAACATGATGTtagaagtaattttaaaaaaaaaagcaaaagaaaaggcagaattatttttatgtcagTTAGCTACAATAACTAAGGAATATGAACATaatgaagataaattatttaaattgaaaactagagaaagagatataataaatttgataaaaatacaaaatgatgTTGATTCACAAATTATAGATGTGAATAATTGTacta aagaagaagatcttcaaacattaaaagatattatatctaaGTTATATAATCTTTTGCAACCTTTGGATTTACTTCGCTGTAATGATATTATTCTTCCTGAAACACCTGAAGAATGGAAAGAAACAagcaaaactttaaaattatgttcagaaagtttaaaatctattatagaTTTGATTGgaccaaaaaataaaacgtatcaagatattaatatgcatattaaagagtttgtaaatattgttaataatattgaaaatcatcAAGAAAg aGTGGAGAAAATGCTTTGTAGTTTACAAGCTCTTGTATTAAAAACTGCATCTTTATGCCTAATGCAATGTCATGATTAA
- the LOC107996317 gene encoding TATA-box-binding protein, with product MDQMLPSPGFSIPSIGTPLHQPEEDQQILPNALQQQQQQQQQQQQQSQQQQQSQQQYQLQQLHTMSPNIQSGMLMIGTPQKNMHAYATTPTFATPQSLMQPQTPQNMMSPLVQNTNHIAPPSIGPSTPGPMTPMTPASADPGILPQLQNIVSTVNLNCKLDLKKIALHARNAEYNPKRFAAVIMRIREPRTTALIFSSGKMVCTGAKSEEDSRLAARKYARIIQKLGFPAKFLDFKIQNMVGSCDVKFPIRLEGLVLTHGQFSSYEPELFPGLIYRMVKPRIVLLIFVSGKVVLTGAKVRQEIYEAFDNIYPILKSFKKQ from the exons atggatcaaATGTTACCTAGTCCTGGATTTAGCATTCCAAGTATAGGCACACCTTTACATCAACCAGAAGAGGACCAACAAATCTTACCTAATGCGTTacaacagcagcaacaacagcagcaacaacaacaacaacaatcacagcagcagcaacaatcACAACAACAATATCAATTACAACAACTACATACTATGAGTCCAAACATACAAAGTGGTATGCTGATGATCGGAACACcacaaaaaaatatgcatgCCTATGCAACAACACCTACTTTTGCAACGCCACAAAGTCTTATGCAACCTCAAACACCG cAAAATATGATGTCTCCATTAGTACAAAATACTAATCATATAGCTCCTCCATCTATAGGACCATCTACACCTGGTCCTATGACACCTATGACACCGGCTTCTGCAGATCCAGGAATATTACCTCAACTtca GAATATTGTTTCTacagttaatttaaattgcaaattagatttaaaaaaaatagctcTTCATGCTAGAAATGCAGAATATAATCCAAAGAGATTTGCTGCAGTTATTATGAGGATAAGAGAACCAAGAACTACTGCATTAATATTTAGTAGTGGAAAAATGGTTTGTACTGGAGCAAAAAGTGAAGAGGATTCTCGATTGGCAGCAAGAAAGTATGCTAGAATTATTCAGAAACTTGGTTTCCCt gcaaaatttcttgatttcaaaatacaaaatatggtAGGCAGCTGTGATGTGAAATTTCCAATTAGATTAGAAGGTTTAGTACTTACACATGGACAATTCTCTTCATATGAACCTGAACTTTTCCCTGGATTAATATATCGTATGGTTAAACCTAGAATCGTTTTACTTATATTTGTTTCAGGAAAAGTAGTGTTAACAG GAGCAAAAGTTAGACAAGAAATTTATGAAGCATTTGATAATATCTACCCTATTTTGAAGAGctttaaaaaacaatga
- the LOC107994319 gene encoding NADH dehydrogenase [ubiquinone] iron-sulfur protein 4, mitochondrial isoform X1, translating into MALRVLSLLYLNRTFTRYGLTKRFFANMDKETEQDSEIIVRKIKTDLVSKEEKLAREARKEAVIIVSDAEDVGICSGVPEEHIKPRTVRIYCPAKNAMQSGTNNINHWQIDFDTRERWENPLMGWTSTGDPLSNLHVAFATKEEAIAHCNKMRWKYYIQNPNINNPKPRSYGTNFSWNKRTRVSTK; encoded by the exons atggcATTACGTGTgttatcgttattatatttaaatcgtaCTTTTACGAGATATGG attaacaaaaagatttttcgcAAATATGGATAAAGAAACTGAACAAGATAGTGAAATAATagtaagaaaaatcaaaactgATTTGGTatctaaagaagaaaaattagctCGAGAAGCTAGAAAGGAAGCTGTAATTATTGTATCAGATGCTGAAGATGTTGGTATTTGTTCAGGAGTTCCAGAAGAACATATAAAGCCTCGTACAGTTCGTATTTATTGTCCTGCGAAAAATGCTATGCAGTCtggaacaaataatataaatcattggcAAATAGATTTTGATACACGTGAACGTTGGGAAAATCCTCTTATGGGATGGACTTCAAc tgGAGATCCTTTGTCTAATCTTCATGTGGCATTTGCTACAAAGGAAGAAGCTATTGCacattgtaataaaatgagatggaaatattatattcaaaatccaaatattaataatcctaAGCCTCGTAGCTATGGTACTAATTTTTCATGGAACAAACGTACCAGAGTTTCaactaaataa
- the LOC107994341 gene encoding uncharacterized protein LOC107994341 isoform X1, with the protein MQKDHSEKQKLRIRNTTLEPIRRNIVENSITNVRAASSHHRSTMMPCDFVIPQNFAKKKLALDRMSIFSTQSLLDVTKMTVPECDDTEMKLLYDQYLQNMMLEVILKKKAKEKAELFLCQLATITKEYEHNEDKLFKLKTRERDIINLIKIQNDVDSQIIDVNNCTKEEDLQTLKDIISKLYNLLQPLDLLRCNDIILPETPEEWKETSKTLKLCSESLKSIIDLIGPKNKTYQDINMHIKEFVNIVNNIENHQERVEKMLCSLQALVLKTASLCLMQCHD; encoded by the exons atgcaaaaagatCATtcagagaaacaaaaattaag gataCGTAATACTACACTAGAAccaataagaagaaatatagtAGAAAATAGCATAACAAATGTTCGTGCAGCTAGTTCTCATCATAGATCAACAATGATGCCATGTGATTTTGTTATACCAcaga attttgcaaaaaaaaaacttgcttTGGATCGTATGTCAATATTTTCTACACAATCATTACTCGATGTAACTAAAATGACAGTTCCAGAATGTGATGATACAGAAATGAAACTCCTTTATGATCAATATTTGCAAAACATGATGTtagaagtaattttaaaaaaaaaagcaaaagaaaaggcagaattatttttatgtcagTTAGCTACAATAACTAAGGAATATGAACATaatgaagataaattatttaaattgaaaactagagaaagagatataataaatttgataaaaatacaaaatgatgTTGATTCACAAATTATAGATGTGAATAATTGTacta aagaagaagatcttcaaacattaaaagatattatatctaaGTTATATAATCTTTTGCAACCTTTGGATTTACTTCGCTGTAATGATATTATTCTTCCTGAAACACCTGAAGAATGGAAAGAAACAagcaaaactttaaaattatgttcagaaagtttaaaatctattatagaTTTGATTGgaccaaaaaataaaacgtatcaagatattaatatgcatattaaagagtttgtaaatattgttaataatattgaaaatcatcAAGAAAg aGTGGAGAAAATGCTTTGTAGTTTACAAGCTCTTGTATTAAAAACTGCATCTTTATGCCTAATGCAATGTCATGATTAA
- the LOC107994319 gene encoding NADH dehydrogenase [ubiquinone] iron-sulfur protein 4, mitochondrial isoform X2 — MYIYINIILTKRFFANMDKETEQDSEIIVRKIKTDLVSKEEKLAREARKEAVIIVSDAEDVGICSGVPEEHIKPRTVRIYCPAKNAMQSGTNNINHWQIDFDTRERWENPLMGWTSTGDPLSNLHVAFATKEEAIAHCNKMRWKYYIQNPNINNPKPRSYGTNFSWNKRTRVSTK; from the exons atgtatatatatataaatattat attaacaaaaagatttttcgcAAATATGGATAAAGAAACTGAACAAGATAGTGAAATAATagtaagaaaaatcaaaactgATTTGGTatctaaagaagaaaaattagctCGAGAAGCTAGAAAGGAAGCTGTAATTATTGTATCAGATGCTGAAGATGTTGGTATTTGTTCAGGAGTTCCAGAAGAACATATAAAGCCTCGTACAGTTCGTATTTATTGTCCTGCGAAAAATGCTATGCAGTCtggaacaaataatataaatcattggcAAATAGATTTTGATACACGTGAACGTTGGGAAAATCCTCTTATGGGATGGACTTCAAc tgGAGATCCTTTGTCTAATCTTCATGTGGCATTTGCTACAAAGGAAGAAGCTATTGCacattgtaataaaatgagatggaaatattatattcaaaatccaaatattaataatcctaAGCCTCGTAGCTATGGTACTAATTTTTCATGGAACAAACGTACCAGAGTTTCaactaaataa